A portion of the Streptomyces sp. YPW6 genome contains these proteins:
- a CDS encoding TetR/AcrR family transcriptional regulator — MATGRTDPERRDRIIDAVLDLIVDEGVAGVSHRKVAARAGVPLGSMTYHFSGMDELLHEAFTRFSGTIVAVFEERLGAATTPDEAREAVADLVHHLSGGNQRELVLTHELYTLAARRPAYRELTRTWMGRSRRALEWHFDPATARQLDALIEGLSIHRALETEPHERALTVEAIARITAPRS, encoded by the coding sequence GTGGCGACCGGGCGCACCGATCCCGAGCGGCGGGACCGCATCATCGACGCGGTGCTCGACCTCATCGTCGACGAAGGCGTCGCGGGCGTCTCGCACCGGAAGGTCGCCGCCCGCGCGGGCGTGCCGCTGGGCTCGATGACGTACCACTTCTCCGGCATGGACGAGCTGCTGCACGAGGCGTTCACCCGGTTCTCCGGGACGATCGTCGCCGTCTTCGAGGAGCGCCTCGGAGCGGCGACCACCCCCGACGAGGCCCGCGAGGCCGTCGCCGACCTGGTCCACCACCTCTCCGGCGGCAACCAGCGCGAGCTGGTCCTCACCCACGAGCTCTACACCCTCGCCGCCCGCCGCCCCGCCTACCGCGAGCTGACCCGCACCTGGATGGGCCGCAGCCGCCGCGCCCTGGAATGGCACTTCGACCCGGCCACCGCCCGCCAGCTCGACGCCCTGATCGAGGGGCTGTCCATCCACCGCGCCCTGGAGACCGAGCCACACGAGCGCGCCCTCACCGTCGAGGCGATCGCCCGCATCACCGCGCCGCGTTCCTGA
- a CDS encoding Asp23/Gls24 family envelope stress response protein yields MNNLPPETSTDPDDETLPCGRLLSQVWADWEEGAGDDHTAHCADCRLAVADLERLESQVRALDADPAQQPEDAASFIDRVMDVVRLELRPGRPLPLGEPEEDLRIMENVAARSLREAAEEVPGVRAGSCRLTLLDSSGGTPVNVGLSVHVPLTTPDVQALAQEIRDRVAAAAHERLGLRLGEINVRVTDLVAHDDDPYQRSPLSPRTPRSPQEGSAPE; encoded by the coding sequence ATGAACAACCTGCCACCCGAGACCAGCACCGATCCCGACGACGAGACGCTCCCCTGCGGCCGACTGCTCTCCCAGGTCTGGGCCGACTGGGAGGAGGGCGCCGGCGACGACCACACCGCGCACTGCGCCGACTGCCGGCTCGCGGTCGCCGACCTGGAACGCCTGGAGTCGCAGGTGCGCGCCCTGGACGCCGACCCCGCGCAGCAGCCCGAAGACGCGGCCTCCTTCATCGACCGGGTGATGGACGTGGTCCGCCTCGAACTGCGCCCCGGCCGGCCCCTGCCGCTGGGCGAGCCGGAGGAGGACCTGCGGATCATGGAGAACGTGGCGGCCCGCAGCCTGCGCGAGGCCGCCGAAGAGGTCCCCGGGGTCAGGGCGGGGTCGTGCCGCCTCACCCTCCTGGACTCCTCCGGCGGCACGCCCGTGAACGTCGGCCTGTCCGTGCACGTCCCCCTCACGACCCCCGACGTGCAGGCGCTGGCACAGGAGATCCGCGACCGGGTCGCCGCTGCCGCTCACGAGCGGCTCGGACTCCGGCTCGGCGAGATCAACGTCCGTGTCACCGACCTCGTAGCGCATGACGACGACCCGTACCAGCGATCACCGCTGTCACCGAGAACACCGCGATCACCTCAGGAAGGCAGTGCCCCCGAATGA
- a CDS encoding sigma-70 family RNA polymerase sigma factor, whose amino-acid sequence MTDRAAEGDEDAFAVLVRRHAPSLLRLATRLLGDRSEAEDAVQEAFVGAWRSLPEFQGRSSFGTWMYRIVTNRCLNILRARRPQAPLNELPDLPAPAHATAPDRITEGRAALHDLQEALSTLSPEQRTCWTLRTLDGRSYAFIAKTVGISEQAVRARVFRARRQLTHSLGAWQ is encoded by the coding sequence ATGACGGATCGGGCGGCCGAGGGCGACGAGGACGCCTTCGCCGTACTGGTACGTCGGCACGCCCCCTCCCTCCTGCGCCTGGCCACCCGCCTGCTCGGCGACCGGTCCGAGGCGGAGGACGCCGTTCAGGAGGCCTTCGTCGGCGCCTGGCGGAGCCTGCCGGAATTCCAGGGCAGATCCTCCTTCGGCACCTGGATGTACCGCATCGTCACCAACCGGTGCCTCAACATCCTGCGCGCCCGGCGGCCGCAGGCACCGCTCAACGAACTGCCCGACCTGCCCGCCCCGGCGCACGCAACCGCCCCGGACCGCATCACCGAGGGGCGCGCGGCCCTCCACGACCTCCAGGAGGCGCTGTCGACGCTCTCACCCGAACAACGCACCTGCTGGACGCTGCGCACACTCGACGGCAGGTCCTACGCCTTCATCGCGAAGACCGTCGGCATCAGTGAACAAGCCGTACGCGCCCGAGTTTTCAGAGCTCGCCGCCAACTGACTCACTCCCTGGGGGCCTGGCAATGA
- a CDS encoding Asp23/Gls24 family envelope stress response protein encodes MVATDTKTTPSTDSVNNSGKAARFEQPAAPGRSAGTSLSTGATGADAPAGDRGRTSIADVVVVKIAGMAAREIPGVHDMGGGLSRTIGAVRDRVPGGRPNVGRGVKVEVGERQTAIDLELVVEYGVSIKELASAVRENVILAVERITGLEVVEVNIAIDDVRLPDDEDASATGADQSRVA; translated from the coding sequence ATGGTGGCTACCGACACGAAGACGACCCCCTCCACCGACAGCGTGAACAACAGCGGCAAGGCGGCCCGCTTCGAGCAGCCGGCCGCACCGGGCCGGTCGGCCGGGACGAGTCTGTCGACCGGGGCGACCGGGGCGGATGCTCCCGCCGGCGACCGCGGGCGCACCTCCATCGCGGACGTCGTGGTCGTCAAGATCGCCGGCATGGCGGCGCGTGAGATCCCCGGCGTCCACGACATGGGCGGCGGCCTGTCGCGCACCATCGGCGCGGTCCGCGACCGGGTGCCCGGCGGCCGTCCGAACGTGGGCCGCGGCGTGAAGGTCGAGGTCGGTGAGCGGCAGACCGCGATCGACCTGGAACTCGTCGTGGAGTACGGCGTGTCCATCAAGGAGCTGGCCTCCGCGGTCCGCGAGAACGTCATCCTCGCCGTGGAACGGATCACCGGCCTGGAGGTCGTCGAGGTCAACATCGCCATCGACGACGTCCGCCTCCCCGACGACGAGGACGCCTCCGCGACCGGCGCCGACCAGAGCCGGGTCGCGTAA
- a CDS encoding DUF6286 domain-containing protein — protein sequence MIPAAARGTTTVSARAVARIAQQAATETPHAVGTVRGTATVRGQRAEVSVRLALPWPADLGRRARDVQRHVASRTGELTGLSVRVPRLRVHRLQRPSGTTAVFGPTTASEPTAAESTASETTVPAAGGRTPRRWWSARPVPIVLSALLGAAAAGLLTADMASVHLFGRAPAAWRTDLVDRLSETSPAAGTVTVAAAAMVVGGLWLLLLACTPGLRGRHVVAGFGAGRSIALDRAAIASVVRDRVLDTDGVDSVRVRVGRRRIRVRAALAFGDRTAAREQALTAAREAVADCRLNRPPRIGLRLRTTGIWAPAPAGSGSDSGSDSDSGAGAGSGSGSGSGSEPVWTEPPVAIAAEGAESSAPARGAEGPVPARGADVCLPAQGSERKESP from the coding sequence GTGATCCCCGCAGCCGCGCGGGGCACCACCACCGTCTCCGCGCGGGCCGTCGCCAGGATCGCCCAGCAGGCCGCCACCGAGACACCGCACGCGGTCGGCACCGTACGCGGCACGGCGACCGTACGGGGGCAGCGTGCCGAGGTCTCCGTACGGCTCGCCCTGCCCTGGCCGGCCGATCTCGGCCGCCGGGCCCGGGACGTACAGCGGCACGTGGCGTCCCGCACCGGCGAGCTGACCGGGCTGTCCGTGCGGGTCCCGCGTCTCCGGGTCCACCGGTTGCAACGCCCCTCCGGTACCACGGCCGTGTTCGGGCCCACCACCGCGTCCGAGCCCACCGCAGCCGAAAGCACCGCGTCCGAGACCACCGTGCCGGCCGCCGGAGGCCGTACTCCCCGGCGCTGGTGGTCGGCGCGTCCCGTGCCCATCGTGCTGTCGGCTCTCCTGGGCGCGGCGGCCGCGGGGCTCCTGACCGCCGACATGGCCTCGGTCCACCTCTTCGGCCGCGCCCCGGCCGCGTGGCGTACCGACCTCGTCGACCGGCTGTCCGAGACGAGTCCGGCCGCCGGGACGGTGACGGTCGCGGCGGCCGCCATGGTCGTGGGCGGTCTCTGGCTGCTCCTGCTGGCCTGCACGCCGGGGCTGCGCGGACGCCATGTGGTCGCGGGCTTCGGCGCCGGGCGGTCCATCGCGCTCGACCGGGCGGCCATCGCCTCCGTGGTCCGCGATCGCGTCCTCGACACGGACGGCGTCGACTCCGTACGCGTCAGGGTCGGCCGACGGCGAATCCGTGTCCGCGCCGCCCTCGCCTTCGGTGACCGCACCGCCGCCCGCGAACAAGCCCTCACCGCCGCGCGGGAAGCCGTCGCGGACTGCCGACTGAACCGGCCGCCACGTATCGGGCTCCGCCTGCGGACCACCGGCATCTGGGCCCCCGCACCCGCCGGGTCCGGCTCGGACTCCGGCTCCGACTCGGACTCCGGTGCTGGTGCCGGCTCCGGTTCCGGCTCCGGCTCCGGTTCCGAGCCGGTGTGGACCGAACCACCCGTCGCCATCGCCGCAGAAGGAGCGGAGAGTTCCGCCCCTGCCCGGGGAGCCGAGGGACCCGTCCCTGCCCGAGGAGCGGACGTTTGCCTGCCCGCTCAGGGATCAGAGCGTAAGGAGAGCCCGTGA
- a CDS encoding MarR family transcriptional regulator produces MAIQHLSSALPVPAVSAAYPMAKPGYGKRSVPDQQPRTPHDFALLPARERYIAGFVDHLPDGAAMSVKQLTKQLPLYGQQAIGTSLNALSVAGHLRRVRCPVGTGDETRWAFRTFWSRTARDNAWWTTYLATETAVRTAAPAAVPQQRTAPEPTSPAPEAPTPATTPAAPAAPTASSAPTASTAPTVGAVGAVGAAETAGSAGAAGMARSAGTAGMAGTAQKALPAAFSPASRFSPAYLALAELGRKDTRLTLSAHDCTTLEPQAAEWLARGVTTDYLITALTAGLPTHVDCPPRFIRHRLTDKIPPHQPTPHTPPHTNTPPPTRHLLVECTDCGRPGPPQALPDGLCRPCRTTHPTNHHPPADPTQIAAVKAHMANLRDLLKAP; encoded by the coding sequence GTGGCTATCCAGCACCTTAGCTCCGCCCTGCCCGTCCCCGCAGTCTCCGCCGCGTACCCGATGGCCAAGCCCGGCTACGGCAAACGCTCCGTACCGGACCAACAACCCCGCACGCCTCATGACTTCGCCCTGCTCCCGGCCCGTGAGCGGTACATCGCCGGGTTCGTGGACCACCTGCCCGACGGGGCCGCGATGAGCGTGAAACAGCTCACCAAACAACTCCCGCTCTACGGCCAGCAGGCCATCGGCACCTCCCTCAACGCCCTCTCCGTCGCCGGACACCTGCGACGCGTACGGTGCCCTGTCGGCACGGGCGACGAAACCCGCTGGGCCTTCCGCACCTTCTGGTCCCGCACCGCCCGCGACAACGCATGGTGGACCACCTACCTCGCCACCGAAACCGCCGTTCGGACGGCGGCCCCCGCCGCCGTTCCGCAGCAGCGCACCGCGCCCGAGCCCACGAGCCCGGCACCAGAAGCACCGACACCGGCGACGACTCCGGCGGCCCCGGCAGCACCCACGGCCTCTTCAGCCCCCACAGCCTCCACAGCCCCCACCGTCGGGGCAGTCGGGGCAGTCGGGGCGGCCGAGACAGCCGGGTCGGCTGGAGCAGCCGGGATGGCCCGGTCAGCCGGGACAGCCGGAATGGCCGGGACAGCGCAGAAGGCCCTGCCGGCGGCCTTCTCACCCGCCTCCCGCTTCTCCCCCGCCTACCTCGCCCTCGCCGAACTCGGCCGCAAGGACACCCGCCTGACCCTCTCCGCCCACGACTGCACCACCCTCGAACCCCAAGCCGCAGAATGGCTCGCCCGAGGCGTCACCACCGACTACCTCATCACCGCCCTCACCGCAGGACTCCCCACCCACGTCGACTGCCCACCCCGCTTCATCCGCCACCGCCTCACCGACAAAATCCCACCCCACCAACCCACCCCACACACCCCACCACACACCAACACCCCACCACCCACCCGCCACCTCCTCGTCGAATGCACCGACTGCGGCCGACCCGGCCCACCCCAAGCCCTCCCCGACGGCCTCTGCCGCCCCTGCCGCACCACCCACCCAACAAACCACCACCCACCGGCCGACCCCACCCAGATCGCCGCCGTCAAAGCCCACATGGCCAACCTCCGCGACCTCCTCAAAGCACCCTGA
- a CDS encoding helix-turn-helix transcriptional regulator — translation MASAENKETASPMARMVAEMARTLRIQRGWTQEQQGKEIGYSAAAISAMETCAQPASDAMLVELQRVHGNGSRIFETARKYMRMERLPEQFKDYALLEEAALSLQLFVTNIVHGLFQTEAYARALIGGGHPPLPDPRVEELVQLRMARKALFDRDPLPMIEIIIDESVLRRVIGSEEIIREQLLYLVECAQRRNVTLLVLPLDAGKYGEYAGAHGEMNLLETSEHEHLVYLEPQDESLLISDPAKVSTYAQRYAKIRSQALGPRESLDLIKRLAGVTE, via the coding sequence ATGGCGAGTGCTGAGAACAAGGAAACGGCGAGCCCGATGGCCCGGATGGTGGCCGAAATGGCCCGAACGCTACGCATCCAGCGCGGGTGGACGCAGGAACAGCAGGGCAAGGAGATCGGCTACTCGGCGGCGGCGATCAGTGCGATGGAGACGTGCGCGCAGCCCGCCAGCGACGCCATGCTGGTCGAGCTGCAACGGGTGCACGGCAACGGCTCACGCATCTTCGAGACGGCACGGAAGTACATGCGGATGGAGCGGCTGCCCGAGCAGTTCAAGGACTACGCCCTGCTGGAGGAGGCCGCACTCAGCCTCCAGTTGTTCGTCACGAACATCGTCCACGGGCTGTTCCAGACGGAGGCGTACGCGCGGGCGCTCATCGGGGGCGGACACCCGCCGCTCCCCGACCCGCGCGTGGAGGAGCTGGTCCAGCTCCGGATGGCGCGCAAAGCCCTCTTCGACCGCGACCCGCTGCCGATGATCGAGATCATCATCGACGAGTCCGTTCTGCGGCGTGTCATCGGCAGCGAGGAGATCATCCGGGAGCAGTTGCTGTATCTCGTGGAGTGCGCCCAGCGGCGTAACGTCACGCTGCTCGTGCTGCCCCTGGACGCCGGGAAGTACGGGGAGTACGCGGGCGCTCACGGCGAGATGAATCTGCTGGAGACTTCGGAGCACGAACACCTCGTCTATCTGGAGCCACAGGACGAGAGTCTGCTGATCAGTGACCCGGCAAAGGTGAGCACGTACGCCCAGCGCTATGCGAAGATCCGGTCACAGGCCCTGGGTCCTCGTGAATCGCTGGACCTCATCAAGCGGTTGGCAGGAGTGACGGAATGA
- a CDS encoding DUF397 domain-containing protein — translation MSSTLRWFKSSYSNPSGGDCIEVAFDWRTSSYSSGSGGDCVEVAACPHSVHVRDSKVTDGPVFAVAPDAWSAFVTWAE, via the coding sequence ATGAGCAGCACCCTCCGGTGGTTCAAGTCGAGCTACAGCAACCCCAGCGGCGGCGACTGCATCGAGGTCGCCTTCGACTGGCGTACGTCCTCCTACAGCAGCGGCAGCGGCGGCGACTGCGTCGAGGTCGCCGCCTGCCCCCACTCCGTCCACGTCCGTGACTCCAAGGTCACCGACGGGCCCGTCTTCGCCGTCGCGCCCGACGCCTGGTCGGCGTTCGTCACCTGGGCGGAGTGA
- a CDS encoding winged helix-turn-helix domain-containing protein, with protein sequence MSLRIHFTADDLARITVAPRPDPMWELVNSLHALQARQAVPEHAPWLRHVRKRLARSDLRSPIQLLTTLVPPAGDLPDFLTPPPHGGGLETARDLIRATPAARLRSEIASFAGRRKATPSTWLRRLAEGDRAARQELDGAVLTYFRELLAPQIHLIDAVVQADRAHHGRDVLEGGAERLLNALSPSIRWEPPTLVADYPRDGDLHLGGRGISLVPSFFCTGRPITLIDPGLPPVLVYPASRRSGFAAPLDGLPELLGRTRAMALCALVSPCATGELARRIGVSIGTASKHASVLRKARLITSTRRGGEVVHALTPLGRELAQGRRGVSWCCGT encoded by the coding sequence ATGTCACTCCGTATCCATTTCACAGCAGACGACCTGGCGCGCATCACCGTCGCTCCCCGCCCTGACCCGATGTGGGAGCTGGTCAACAGCCTGCACGCCCTCCAGGCCCGGCAGGCCGTCCCCGAACACGCGCCGTGGCTGCGGCACGTACGGAAGCGGCTGGCCAGGAGTGACCTCAGGAGCCCGATCCAGCTCCTCACGACACTGGTCCCACCCGCGGGGGACTTACCGGACTTCCTCACCCCGCCGCCCCACGGGGGTGGGCTGGAGACCGCCCGCGACCTCATTCGCGCGACCCCGGCCGCCCGCCTGCGTTCCGAGATCGCCTCGTTCGCCGGGCGCCGGAAGGCCACTCCGTCCACCTGGCTCCGGCGGCTCGCGGAAGGCGACCGCGCCGCCCGGCAGGAGCTGGACGGCGCCGTCCTCACCTACTTCCGCGAACTCCTCGCCCCGCAGATCCACCTGATCGACGCCGTGGTGCAGGCCGACCGCGCGCACCACGGCCGGGACGTGCTGGAGGGCGGAGCCGAGCGCTTGCTGAACGCGCTGTCGCCGTCGATCCGCTGGGAGCCGCCGACGCTGGTCGCCGACTATCCGCGGGACGGGGACCTCCATCTGGGCGGGCGCGGCATCTCGCTGGTCCCGTCCTTCTTCTGCACCGGACGTCCCATCACGCTCATCGACCCCGGCCTCCCACCCGTGCTCGTCTACCCCGCGAGCCGCCGCTCCGGATTCGCCGCCCCTCTCGACGGCCTGCCCGAACTGCTGGGGCGGACCCGGGCCATGGCTCTGTGCGCGCTGGTCTCGCCGTGCGCGACGGGCGAACTGGCCCGGCGGATCGGCGTATCGATCGGCACGGCGAGCAAGCACGCGTCAGTGCTGCGCAAGGCGAGACTCATCACCAGCACGCGCAGGGGCGGCGAGGTGGTGCACGCCCTGACCCCGCTCGGGCGCGAACTGGCACAGGGGCGGAGGGGTGTCTCGTGGTGCTGCGGCACGTAA
- a CDS encoding DUF6234 family protein: MTNPLTPPEHRRPWSRPAPRGVDLAFAISLFLLGTAWFVLDWMFGLGMEVWAAQGEQSRIDAAGLAHIWRTRVLLIVVLALAVVAGVHRAWRTVVALLLVALLAGGVLMAVQHQWDTSHPSSPGCARYAAHC, from the coding sequence ATGACGAACCCCTTGACGCCCCCGGAGCATCGCCGCCCCTGGTCGCGCCCGGCGCCCCGGGGCGTGGACCTGGCCTTCGCCATCTCGCTGTTCCTGCTGGGGACCGCGTGGTTCGTGCTGGACTGGATGTTCGGTCTCGGCATGGAAGTCTGGGCAGCGCAGGGCGAGCAGAGCCGCATCGACGCGGCCGGCCTCGCGCACATCTGGCGTACGCGGGTGCTGCTGATCGTCGTCCTCGCGCTGGCGGTTGTGGCGGGAGTCCACCGTGCCTGGCGGACGGTGGTCGCACTGTTGCTGGTGGCCCTCCTGGCGGGCGGGGTGCTGATGGCAGTCCAGCACCAGTGGGACACCAGCCACCCGTCCTCACCGGGGTGCGCCCGCTACGCGGCCCACTGCTGA
- a CDS encoding helix-turn-helix domain-containing protein: MHRLARTGGTAGLLRWLAGRSEGWAGIVGPDGTVLHAAARTEGAMVPDVAALVAASASALAERGVQAYSVDTGEHTALLLPVSVVPQGAGGPTAPVLAVVTPRPVAAGLAVLLADVVLPLSLCLRAETLERKRRRVDLAESRGREAVLHLLMTGQLSIAQQVAGALRPRLPDPVRVCVVECSGDDRDEVARVCVDADGGRSWIVRCPVYARHLILVMPAEEEVPQPGAAAVEETVAARVGDCVVGVSEPVPLADTATGYRQAFHALAVARELPTRHARFGASPDPALAVGGIGRRWADELLNPLLTHVPRRAQDPGSQELLATATSWLAFSSHATDHLKVHRNTLTARLRLIGELLGLDLHRLADQSALDLALRVRATPAPACTPDPAPGCAPESAQPAAAPLSAPYGPAPVSGTSQAAGGLDEILRRPAVRDWADTQLAPVLGAEETLRTWLRCEARLGPAAAELGISVPGARKRLTRLETLLQRSLLRPPSARYDLWLALRSRDLEASSPGNG; this comes from the coding sequence ATGCACCGGCTGGCCCGCACCGGCGGAACGGCCGGCCTGCTGCGCTGGCTGGCCGGGCGGTCCGAGGGGTGGGCCGGGATCGTGGGGCCGGACGGAACGGTCCTGCACGCCGCGGCCCGTACGGAAGGGGCGATGGTCCCCGATGTCGCGGCGCTCGTGGCCGCAAGTGCGAGTGCCCTCGCCGAGCGCGGTGTCCAGGCGTATTCCGTGGACACCGGCGAGCACACCGCCCTGCTCCTCCCCGTGAGCGTCGTCCCGCAGGGAGCCGGCGGGCCGACCGCTCCCGTGCTGGCCGTCGTCACCCCCCGGCCCGTGGCCGCCGGGCTCGCCGTGCTGCTGGCCGATGTCGTCCTGCCGCTCTCCCTCTGCCTTCGGGCCGAGACGCTGGAGCGCAAGCGCCGCCGGGTGGACCTCGCCGAGTCCCGTGGCCGCGAGGCGGTGCTGCACCTGCTGATGACGGGACAGCTCTCCATCGCCCAGCAGGTCGCCGGGGCGCTGCGTCCCCGGCTCCCCGATCCGGTGCGGGTGTGCGTCGTGGAGTGTTCCGGCGACGACCGCGACGAGGTGGCGCGGGTCTGCGTGGACGCGGACGGCGGCCGTTCCTGGATCGTGCGGTGCCCCGTCTACGCCCGTCACCTCATCCTGGTCATGCCCGCGGAGGAGGAGGTTCCGCAGCCGGGGGCCGCCGCCGTGGAAGAGACCGTCGCCGCCCGGGTCGGCGACTGCGTGGTGGGCGTCAGCGAGCCCGTGCCGCTGGCCGACACCGCGACCGGCTACCGGCAGGCCTTCCACGCCCTGGCAGTCGCCCGTGAACTGCCCACCCGACACGCCCGGTTCGGGGCCTCGCCCGATCCCGCGCTCGCCGTCGGAGGGATCGGCCGCCGGTGGGCGGACGAGCTGCTGAACCCGCTCCTGACGCACGTCCCGCGCCGCGCGCAGGACCCCGGCAGTCAGGAACTGCTGGCCACGGCCACCTCCTGGCTGGCGTTCTCGTCGCACGCGACGGACCACCTCAAGGTCCACCGCAACACCCTCACCGCCCGGCTGCGGCTCATCGGCGAGCTGCTCGGCCTCGACCTGCACCGGCTGGCCGATCAGTCCGCCCTCGACCTGGCACTCCGCGTCCGTGCCACCCCCGCCCCGGCGTGCACCCCCGACCCCGCCCCGGGGTGCGCCCCCGAGAGCGCGCAGCCCGCGGCGGCGCCTCTGTCGGCCCCGTACGGCCCCGCCCCCGTATCCGGTACGTCACAGGCGGCGGGCGGCCTCGACGAGATCCTGCGCCGCCCCGCCGTCCGCGACTGGGCCGACACGCAACTGGCGCCCGTCCTCGGAGCGGAGGAGACCCTGCGCACCTGGTTGCGGTGCGAGGCCCGCCTCGGCCCGGCAGCCGCCGAACTGGGCATCTCCGTACCCGGGGCCCGCAAGCGCCTCACCCGGCTCGAAACGCTGCTCCAGCGCTCACTGCTGCGCCCCCCGAGCGCCCGCTACGACCTGTGGCTGGCGCTGAGGTCCCGCGACCTGGAGGCTTCCTCGCCCGGCAACGGCTGA
- the dnaN gene encoding DNA polymerase III subunit beta: protein MEFRIERGALAEAVAWAARVLPVRSPVPVLGGLLLDMESGGGDGTGGGTGAGRLRISGLDYEASARIDVAAEALSPGKVLVMGRRLLDICKVLPDGPVECAVEGSRFTVSGDGARFGLSVLPLDDYPALPPLPQVRGAVDAELFAAAVADVAVAAGRDDTLPALTGIRLELDGDTMTLAATDRYRFAVRTVPWKATAPGESADVLVSARRLTEIARSLGRSGLVSVALDAGSAGFEHAGMRTTVRLLEGRLPRHEKLFAMEDPAEALVDRARLTEAVKRVSVVADGDSPVQMTFSRADASVTLRAGYEDDVASQWLPAALEGAEELTVAFNPGYLADALATFTGPSLRLRLMGAGQRAMITDEADTGSHRHLLMSVRAQLA, encoded by the coding sequence ATGGAGTTCCGTATCGAGCGCGGTGCACTGGCCGAGGCCGTGGCCTGGGCCGCTCGCGTCCTGCCCGTGCGTTCGCCCGTCCCCGTCCTGGGCGGACTGCTGCTGGACATGGAAAGCGGGGGCGGGGACGGGACCGGAGGCGGGACCGGGGCCGGGCGGCTGCGGATATCGGGGCTGGACTACGAGGCGTCCGCGCGCATCGACGTGGCGGCCGAGGCCCTGAGCCCCGGGAAGGTGCTCGTCATGGGACGGCGTCTGCTGGACATCTGCAAGGTGCTGCCGGACGGTCCCGTGGAGTGCGCGGTGGAGGGGTCACGGTTCACGGTCTCCGGCGACGGGGCCCGGTTCGGCCTCTCCGTACTGCCGCTCGACGACTACCCGGCGCTGCCCCCGCTCCCGCAGGTGCGGGGCGCGGTGGACGCGGAGCTGTTCGCGGCGGCGGTGGCCGATGTGGCGGTGGCGGCGGGGCGTGACGACACGCTGCCCGCGCTCACCGGGATCCGGCTGGAGCTCGACGGCGACACGATGACGCTCGCCGCGACCGACCGCTACCGCTTCGCCGTACGGACCGTCCCCTGGAAGGCGACCGCTCCCGGCGAGAGCGCCGACGTCCTCGTCTCCGCCCGCCGGCTCACCGAGATCGCCCGCTCGCTGGGCCGCTCCGGGCTGGTGAGTGTCGCCCTGGACGCCGGTTCGGCGGGCTTCGAGCACGCGGGCATGCGGACCACCGTGCGGCTCCTGGAGGGCCGACTGCCGCGCCACGAGAAGCTGTTCGCGATGGAGGACCCGGCCGAGGCGTTGGTGGACCGGGCCCGGCTGACGGAGGCGGTCAAGCGGGTCTCCGTCGTCGCCGACGGGGACAGCCCGGTGCAGATGACGTTCTCCCGCGCCGACGCCTCGGTGACGCTCCGGGCGGGCTACGAGGACGACGTGGCGTCCCAGTGGCTGCCGGCCGCCCTGGAGGGGGCCGAGGAGCTGACGGTCGCCTTCAACCCCGGGTATCTGGCGGACGCCCTGGCCACCTTCACGGGACCGTCCCTGCGGCTGAGGCTGATGGGGGCCGGCCAGCGCGCGATGATCACGGACGAGGCGGACACGGGCAGCCACCGGCACCTGCTGATGTCGGTGCGGGCGCAGTTGGCGTGA